A window of Polaribacter litorisediminis contains these coding sequences:
- the rsfS gene encoding ribosome silencing factor: protein MAKKHVSTDELIAVIIKGIDDVKGEDIQILDLRDLENTVCDYFIICSGNSNTQVNAISGSVQKVVSKELKDKPWHIEGQTNSEWILMDYVNVVVHIFQKHVRDFYDIESLWGDAKITEINPV from the coding sequence ATGGCAAAAAAGCACGTAAGTACAGACGAATTAATCGCTGTAATTATTAAAGGAATAGATGATGTTAAAGGAGAAGACATCCAAATACTCGATTTAAGAGATTTAGAAAATACAGTTTGTGATTATTTTATTATATGTTCAGGAAATTCAAATACACAAGTAAATGCAATTTCTGGTTCGGTGCAAAAAGTAGTTAGCAAAGAATTAAAAGATAAGCCTTGGCATATAGAAGGACAAACAAACTCTGAATGGATTTTAATGGATTATGTGAATGTAGTAGTTCATATTTTTCAGAAGCATGTAAGAGATTTTTATGACATAGAAAGCCTTTGGGGTGATGCCAAAATCACCGAAATTAATCCAGTTTAA
- the ftsH gene encoding ATP-dependent zinc metalloprotease FtsH: MSDSNKDKKTNLPKFKFSSYWIYGAVLVAIIAIQFFSSGDLASKSITKNKFEEILKDNDIKKIVVVNKDVAQLFLTQEALSKAKHKKFTSSTFYRPGAAVYEYNFGDQRTFEESIAQAKKEYDLIVDIDNKESTSIFDALLGFLPFIILIAIWLFFMKRMSGGGAGGSGGGQIFSIGKSKAKLFDKDTKVKTTFENVAGLEGAKEEVQEIVDFLKNPDKYTSLGGKIPKGALLVGPPGTGKTLLAKAVAGEAEVPFFSLSGSDFVEMFVGVGASRVRDLFKQAAQKSPSIIFIDEIDAVGRARGKNSMTGGNDERENTLNQLLTEMDGFGTDTNVIVLAATNRADVLDSALLRAGRFDRQIYVDLPNVNEREEIFEVHVKPLKMADDVKIKFLAQQTPGFSGADIANMCNEAALIAARTGKKAIHHQDFLDAVDRIVGGLEKKNKVITPKEKKVIAFHEAGHATVSWMLEHAAPLVKVTIVPRGQSLGAAWYLPAERLIVQTEQMLDEMCATLGGRAAEKIIFNKISTGALSDLEKVTKQARAMVTVYGLNEKIGNITYYDSSGNDSFVKPYSEDTGKMIDSEISEMIEAQYQRAIELLSNNREKLTILAELLLEKEVIFKDDLQKIFGKRPFEEALDVEVKSKGEILPAEEEI; this comes from the coding sequence ATGAGTGACTCAAATAAAGATAAAAAAACAAACTTACCAAAATTTAAATTTAGTTCTTACTGGATTTATGGGGCTGTGCTGGTGGCTATAATTGCCATTCAATTTTTTAGCAGTGGAGATTTAGCTTCTAAAAGCATCACAAAAAATAAGTTTGAAGAAATACTAAAAGACAATGATATTAAAAAAATTGTTGTTGTAAATAAAGATGTTGCACAACTTTTTTTAACGCAAGAGGCTTTAAGTAAAGCAAAACACAAAAAATTTACATCTTCTACTTTTTATAGGCCTGGTGCTGCTGTTTACGAATACAATTTTGGTGATCAGAGAACTTTTGAAGAAAGTATAGCGCAAGCAAAAAAAGAGTATGATTTAATTGTAGATATTGATAACAAAGAGAGTACAAGTATTTTTGATGCACTTTTGGGTTTTTTACCTTTCATTATTTTAATTGCTATTTGGTTGTTCTTTATGAAAAGAATGTCTGGAGGTGGCGCTGGTGGTAGCGGTGGCGGTCAAATTTTTAGTATTGGAAAATCTAAAGCTAAATTATTTGATAAAGACACGAAAGTGAAAACAACTTTTGAGAATGTTGCAGGTTTAGAAGGAGCAAAAGAAGAAGTTCAAGAAATTGTAGATTTCTTAAAAAATCCAGATAAATATACTTCTTTGGGAGGAAAAATTCCAAAAGGAGCTTTGTTAGTAGGCCCTCCAGGAACCGGGAAAACTTTATTAGCCAAAGCCGTAGCAGGTGAAGCAGAAGTCCCTTTTTTCTCATTATCCGGTTCAGATTTTGTAGAAATGTTTGTGGGAGTTGGTGCCTCTAGAGTGCGTGACTTATTTAAGCAAGCTGCTCAAAAATCACCCTCTATAATTTTTATTGATGAAATTGATGCTGTGGGTAGAGCTCGTGGTAAAAATAGTATGACGGGTGGAAACGACGAACGCGAAAATACGCTGAATCAGTTATTAACTGAAATGGATGGTTTTGGTACAGACACAAATGTAATTGTTCTTGCGGCAACCAATAGAGCAGATGTTTTGGATAGTGCTTTATTGCGTGCAGGTCGTTTTGACAGGCAAATCTATGTAGATTTACCAAATGTGAATGAAAGAGAAGAAATTTTTGAAGTTCATGTAAAGCCTTTAAAAATGGCTGATGATGTTAAAATTAAGTTTTTAGCACAACAAACCCCAGGGTTTTCAGGGGCTGATATCGCTAATATGTGTAATGAAGCTGCTTTAATTGCTGCCAGAACAGGTAAAAAAGCAATACATCACCAAGATTTTTTAGATGCGGTAGATAGAATTGTAGGTGGTTTAGAAAAGAAAAATAAAGTAATTACACCAAAAGAAAAGAAAGTTATTGCTTTTCATGAGGCTGGTCATGCAACCGTTAGTTGGATGTTAGAGCATGCTGCGCCTTTAGTAAAGGTTACCATTGTGCCTAGAGGACAATCTTTAGGAGCTGCTTGGTATTTGCCTGCTGAAAGATTGATTGTTCAAACAGAGCAAATGTTAGATGAAATGTGTGCCACTTTGGGAGGTAGAGCTGCGGAGAAAATTATTTTTAATAAAATATCTACAGGAGCGTTAAGTGATTTAGAAAAAGTTACAAAACAAGCTAGAGCCATGGTAACCGTTTATGGTTTAAATGAGAAAATTGGTAATATAACTTATTACGACTCTTCTGGGAATGATTCTTTTGTGAAGCCGTACAGCGAAGATACAGGAAAGATGATTGATAGTGAAATTTCTGAAATGATAGAAGCGCAGTACCAAAGAGCTATTGAATTGCTATCAAATAATAGAGAAAAGCTTACCATACTTGCTGAATTGCTGTTAGAGAAAGAAGTAATTTTTAAAGACGATTTACAAAAGATCTTTGGTAAAAGACCTTTTGAAGAAGCTTTAGATGTGGAGGTAAAATCCAAAGGAGAAATTTTACCAGCTGAAGAAGAAATTTGA
- a CDS encoding lactate utilization protein, which produces MSFFKKLFGTSETEDSTPQKQDIKLDLDDLFVHKFVKKGGKFLYCASMEEVIDNFKNVILENNWSSIYLLDKKLSSICSQNNVQVLDTFKHETPIFTTCEHLIADNGDILFSSNQLKSTRLQEFPDNFIVFATTSQLVKDTGQGLTGIKVNRKSSLPTNICAIKNYRIDKSEDNFLNYGNNNSKNLYLLLLEDL; this is translated from the coding sequence ATGAGCTTTTTTAAAAAACTTTTCGGAACTTCTGAAACAGAAGATTCTACACCTCAAAAACAAGATATAAAGCTAGATCTTGATGACTTGTTTGTACATAAATTTGTTAAAAAAGGAGGTAAGTTTTTATACTGCGCAAGTATGGAAGAGGTTATCGATAACTTTAAAAACGTGATTTTAGAAAATAATTGGAGTTCCATTTATCTTTTAGATAAAAAATTGAGTTCAATTTGTAGTCAGAATAATGTTCAGGTATTAGATACATTTAAACATGAAACACCAATTTTTACTACTTGCGAACATTTAATTGCAGATAATGGAGATATTTTATTTTCTTCAAATCAGTTAAAAAGTACGAGGTTACAAGAATTTCCAGATAATTTTATCGTTTTTGCTACTACGAGTCAATTAGTTAAAGATACGGGTCAAGGCTTAACAGGTATAAAAGTTAATCGTAAAAGCAGTTTACCTACCAATATTTGTGCGATTAAAAATTATAGAATCGATAAAAGCGAGGATAATTTTTTAAACTATGGTAACAATAACTCAAAAAACTTATATTTGTTGCTATTAGAAGATTTATAA
- a CDS encoding phosphatidate cytidylyltransferase, producing the protein MRNLLRRIFSGIVYILTFISAVLFSKESYIILISIFGFLSIWEFSRMIKLKTYASYLFFSILLFLMLKRQESYAVVVILAITIGSSLFLMYQLFLKKEIGFSNERAKLGISIRYVILAMCFLVLLPFHEDRFHPYLMIGILSIIWINDSFAFLIGKNFGKNKLFPSVSPKKTIEGFFGGLVFSLIGALLISKFNVDFSMTNWLIIGLIVSSMGTIGDLVESKFKRQAGIKDSGNIMPGHGGILDRLDSLLFVAPFVYLYINFII; encoded by the coding sequence ATGCGCAACCTTTTAAGAAGGATTTTTTCTGGAATTGTTTACATCTTAACTTTTATTTCTGCAGTTCTATTTTCAAAAGAGTCTTACATCATATTAATTTCCATATTTGGGTTTTTATCTATTTGGGAATTCTCCAGAATGATAAAGCTTAAAACTTATGCATCTTACCTATTTTTTTCGATTCTTTTATTTTTAATGCTGAAAAGACAAGAAAGTTATGCTGTGGTTGTAATTTTGGCAATTACAATAGGTTCCTCTTTATTTTTAATGTACCAATTATTTTTAAAAAAAGAAATTGGCTTTTCTAATGAACGCGCTAAGTTGGGCATTTCTATTCGATATGTAATACTTGCAATGTGTTTTTTAGTCTTACTCCCTTTTCATGAAGATCGTTTTCATCCCTATTTAATGATTGGTATTTTATCGATTATTTGGATTAATGATTCTTTTGCGTTTTTAATAGGAAAAAACTTCGGAAAAAATAAATTATTTCCGTCTGTATCTCCTAAAAAAACAATTGAAGGTTTTTTTGGTGGACTTGTTTTTTCATTAATAGGCGCATTATTAATCAGTAAGTTTAATGTTGATTTTTCAATGACAAACTGGCTAATCATTGGTTTAATTGTGTCTAGTATGGGTACCATAGGAGATTTGGTAGAATCAAAATTTAAGCGACAAGCGGGGATTAAGGATAGTGGAAACATTATGCCAGGTCATGGTGGTATTTTAGATCGGCTAGATAGCTTGTTATTTGTGGCACCGTTCGTATATTTGTATATTAATTTTATTATTTAA
- a CDS encoding phosphatidylserine decarboxylase family protein, producing MIRFHKEGYKIIVITFLIVIAMILLAENFIDILWLTKSIQIIAIAFLIIVLQFFRNPKRNTQIDENVIIAPVDGKVVVIEEVEEPEYFKGKRIQISIFMSPINVHVTRYAMSGVVKYSKYHPGKYLVAWHPKASTENERTTVVLKNKTFGEILYRQIAGALAKRIVNYAKVGDKVVQGEDAGFIKFGSRVDVYLPIETKIKVSLGDKVKGGVQVIAEK from the coding sequence ATGATTCGATTTCATAAAGAAGGATACAAAATAATTGTAATAACTTTCTTAATTGTAATAGCCATGATATTATTGGCTGAAAATTTCATTGATATACTTTGGTTAACAAAATCAATCCAAATTATTGCAATTGCTTTTTTAATTATTGTACTTCAGTTTTTTAGAAACCCTAAAAGGAACACCCAAATAGATGAAAATGTTATTATAGCTCCTGTAGACGGTAAAGTTGTGGTGATCGAGGAGGTTGAAGAGCCAGAATATTTTAAGGGTAAAAGAATACAAATATCAATATTTATGTCGCCAATAAATGTACATGTTACCAGATATGCTATGAGTGGTGTTGTAAAATATAGCAAATACCATCCAGGTAAATATCTAGTGGCTTGGCATCCAAAAGCATCTACAGAAAATGAGAGAACTACGGTGGTTTTAAAAAACAAGACTTTTGGGGAAATATTATATAGACAAATTGCTGGTGCATTAGCTAAAAGAATTGTAAATTATGCCAAAGTTGGCGATAAAGTTGTGCAAGGTGAAGATGCAGGGTTCATAAAGTTTGGCTCTCGAGTAGACGTTTATTTGCCAATAGAAACTAAAATAAAGGTAAGTTTAGGAGATAAAGTTAAAGGAGGTGTCCAAGTCATTGCAGAAAAATAA
- a CDS encoding acyl-CoA-binding protein: MDTEFEIAFKEISKLKKAVAPDVMLKFYAYYKQANFGNKFSTNSGLDVRSAFKFNAWVQLNGMAAEDAKKEYIKLANKILIHKK; encoded by the coding sequence TTGGATACAGAGTTTGAAATTGCTTTCAAAGAAATATCTAAACTAAAAAAAGCAGTTGCACCAGATGTAATGCTAAAATTTTACGCATATTATAAGCAAGCCAATTTTGGTAATAAATTCTCAACCAATAGTGGTTTGGATGTGCGAAGTGCATTTAAATTTAACGCGTGGGTGCAATTAAACGGAATGGCTGCCGAAGACGCAAAAAAAGAGTATATAAAACTAGCAAATAAAATTTTAATTCATAAAAAATAA
- a CDS encoding YceI family protein yields MKKISIISFLIIATAFNFAGCKSDAKKEESKEITTEIETPKSTAAFAVANANNDIMFTAYKTTDKIGVGGWFKKVDVLSGGEGASVKEAIHNTEFSIPVSSLMTKDTSRDYKIQKFFFGVMENTEMLSGKLMITDETTGVAQIKMNGITQDVPFTYTIVDKTFNMTSTIDVENWKASAALASLNKVCELLHTGGDGVSKTWSEVALNITTTF; encoded by the coding sequence ATGAAAAAAATAAGTATCATTTCTTTTTTAATCATTGCTACTGCATTTAATTTTGCAGGATGTAAATCTGACGCTAAAAAAGAAGAAAGTAAAGAAATAACAACAGAGATTGAAACACCTAAAAGTACTGCCGCTTTTGCTGTAGCAAATGCGAACAACGATATTATGTTTACGGCTTACAAAACTACCGATAAAATTGGAGTGGGTGGTTGGTTTAAAAAAGTAGATGTGCTTTCTGGAGGAGAAGGAGCTAGTGTAAAAGAAGCAATTCATAATACAGAATTTTCGATACCCGTAAGTAGTTTAATGACAAAAGACACGAGTAGAGATTATAAAATTCAGAAGTTCTTTTTTGGTGTGATGGAAAACACTGAAATGCTATCTGGTAAACTGATGATAACAGATGAAACTACAGGAGTAGCACAAATTAAAATGAACGGAATTACACAAGATGTACCTTTTACATATACGATAGTTGATAAAACTTTTAACATGACCTCTACTATTGATGTTGAGAATTGGAAAGCTTCAGCAGCTTTAGCTTCTTTAAATAAAGTGTGTGAGCTTTTACATACAGGAGGAGATGGCGTTTCTAAGACTTGGAGTGAAGTTGCTTTAAATATTACCACTACTTTCTAA
- a CDS encoding TIGR01777 family oxidoreductase yields MAKILITGGTGLVGTRLTKMLIDKKHEVIILSRNPKNKNEFKWDIAKNYVDQKAFENTDYVIHLAGAGIADKRWTYERKKVIIDSRVQTANLLFKTIKENKIHLKGFISASGIGYYGAITTQTIFKESDPVGNDFLGEVCQKWEDAAHQFEGLNIPVTILRTGIVLSKQGGALEKMKLPVISPIGSGKQYVPWIHLDDLCYMYIQAIEGNLKGIFNAVAPEHHTSITFSKALAKSLNRPYIGICVPSFMLKLLFGELSIILLEGSRISAKKIEKNGYSFRFKTLKKALNAL; encoded by the coding sequence ATGGCAAAAATACTAATTACAGGAGGCACAGGTTTAGTAGGCACGAGACTTACAAAAATGTTGATCGATAAAAAGCATGAAGTTATAATTTTGAGCAGAAACCCCAAAAACAAAAATGAATTTAAATGGGATATCGCTAAAAATTATGTTGATCAAAAAGCATTCGAAAACACCGATTATGTGATTCATTTAGCCGGCGCAGGAATTGCAGATAAACGTTGGACTTATGAACGAAAAAAAGTGATCATTGATAGCAGAGTGCAAACTGCCAATTTACTTTTTAAGACAATTAAAGAAAACAAGATTCACCTAAAAGGTTTTATCTCCGCTTCAGGCATTGGGTATTATGGAGCCATCACCACCCAAACTATTTTTAAAGAGTCAGACCCAGTGGGTAATGATTTTTTAGGTGAAGTTTGCCAAAAATGGGAAGACGCTGCACATCAATTTGAAGGATTAAACATCCCTGTTACGATTTTAAGAACTGGTATTGTTTTATCTAAACAAGGAGGTGCCTTAGAAAAAATGAAATTACCTGTAATATCTCCAATAGGTTCAGGAAAGCAATATGTACCTTGGATTCATTTGGATGATTTATGCTACATGTACATCCAAGCAATTGAAGGTAACTTAAAAGGCATTTTTAACGCCGTTGCGCCAGAACATCACACCAGTATTACTTTTTCAAAAGCACTAGCAAAAAGCCTGAACAGACCTTATATTGGTATTTGTGTTCCTAGTTTTATGCTAAAACTATTATTTGGTGAGCTATCCATTATATTATTAGAGGGCAGTAGAATTTCAGCAAAAAAAATCGAAAAGAATGGCTATTCTTTCCGATTTAAAACGCTTAAAAAAGCATTGAATGCTTTATAA
- a CDS encoding zinc-dependent metalloprotease translates to MKTLKSRELRIFCSLFLTLAIAGIQDSNAQFWKKEKKKEQTSKPAPKPKKKEKSIADLTKSSKKIEGLFTIFQDTITGDVKLLVKEDQLDKDFIYFAQIADGVTEANAYRGSYKGSSVFHINKYFNKLDFIAPNTSFYFDKDSPLAKAAEANISDAVIASGKILASDDEKGEHLIDATGLFLSETFITIKSPRRPGQSPFSFSLGRFDKAKSKINAIKNYPENTNVKTEYVYNNPTVLNGGSAAITDGRNVSIKVFHTFMNMPEEGYDVRMDDARVGYFLTETNDMTTTETINYRDMIHRWRLVKKDPSAKLSEPVTPITWWIENTTPLEWRETIKEGVLAWNIAFEKAGFKNAMVVKVQPNDADWDAGDVRYNVLRWTSSPNPPFGGYGPSFVNPRTGEILGSDIMLEFVHFTNRVFADKLYNSAASNMKVATLEELEAEKYTQKGNHMYCSAGHIMHENLQLGTAVLQASGASDLEMEAIKKEGMKSLIMHEVGHTLGLNHNMKASQLFSPEQLADADFIKGKALTGSVMDYAGINITNDRSKQGQYYDMSVGPYDVWAIQFGYTPFSNESEKDALLEKSTEPQLIFGNDADDMRSPGKAIDPRVMIGDLSNDPITYSMNRFELVNAMMKELKPKFLKEGETYEDLRRAYNTLHSQTRIAGGVVSRFIGGVYVDRATFGQEGGTQPYTPVSLSDQKRAMSALKKYIFAPDAFDTPNDVYNYLAKQRRGYNFFGGPEDPKIHEQVLSYQTSILAHLMHPNTLQRVSNSALYGNEYKLETFMSDLNNMMFKPDVYGSINSFRQNLQAVYTKRLIDMITGKASNRFSIASKSMAIYNLNTIKKWVSNGTGDLATKAHKNHLKTLITNAMKEIK, encoded by the coding sequence ATGAAAACATTAAAGTCTAGAGAGCTACGAATTTTCTGCTCTTTGTTCTTAACGCTTGCTATTGCAGGAATTCAAGATTCAAATGCTCAGTTCTGGAAAAAGGAAAAAAAGAAAGAACAAACTTCTAAGCCCGCTCCAAAACCAAAGAAAAAAGAAAAATCTATTGCTGATTTAACAAAAAGCAGCAAAAAAATTGAAGGTTTATTTACTATTTTTCAAGATACCATTACGGGTGATGTTAAACTACTCGTTAAAGAAGACCAATTAGATAAAGACTTTATCTATTTTGCACAAATTGCAGATGGTGTTACAGAAGCAAACGCTTACAGAGGTTCTTACAAAGGTTCTAGCGTGTTTCACATTAACAAATATTTTAATAAGTTAGATTTTATTGCCCCAAATACATCCTTTTATTTTGATAAAGATAGTCCCCTTGCGAAAGCTGCTGAAGCCAACATAAGTGATGCTGTGATTGCAAGTGGTAAAATTTTAGCAAGTGATGATGAAAAAGGTGAGCATTTAATTGATGCTACAGGTCTTTTCTTATCAGAAACGTTTATAACAATTAAAAGTCCAAGACGCCCTGGCCAATCTCCTTTTTCATTTAGTTTAGGCAGATTCGATAAAGCAAAATCAAAAATTAATGCTATTAAAAACTATCCAGAAAACACCAATGTAAAAACGGAATATGTTTATAATAATCCTACTGTTTTAAATGGAGGTTCTGCTGCCATTACTGATGGTAGAAACGTATCCATTAAAGTTTTTCATACATTTATGAATATGCCAGAAGAAGGTTATGATGTTAGAATGGATGATGCGAGAGTAGGCTATTTTTTAACGGAGACGAATGACATGACGACTACAGAAACTATTAATTATAGAGATATGATTCATAGATGGAGACTTGTTAAAAAAGATCCTTCTGCAAAACTATCTGAACCTGTTACTCCTATTACTTGGTGGATAGAAAATACAACGCCTTTAGAATGGAGAGAAACTATAAAAGAAGGTGTTTTAGCATGGAATATAGCTTTTGAAAAAGCTGGCTTTAAAAATGCAATGGTTGTAAAAGTGCAACCCAATGATGCAGATTGGGATGCAGGTGATGTTCGTTACAATGTATTACGATGGACGTCTTCTCCAAATCCTCCTTTTGGGGGATATGGACCAAGTTTTGTAAACCCAAGAACTGGAGAAATTTTAGGCTCAGACATTATGCTAGAGTTTGTTCATTTTACCAATAGAGTTTTTGCAGACAAATTATACAATTCTGCAGCATCTAATATGAAAGTAGCAACTCTTGAAGAATTAGAGGCTGAAAAATATACGCAAAAAGGAAACCATATGTACTGTTCTGCAGGGCATATAATGCATGAAAATTTACAATTAGGAACTGCTGTTTTACAAGCTTCTGGAGCTTCGGATTTAGAGATGGAAGCTATTAAAAAAGAAGGCATGAAATCTTTGATTATGCACGAAGTTGGTCATACACTTGGTTTAAATCATAATATGAAAGCGAGTCAATTATTTTCGCCAGAGCAATTAGCAGATGCAGACTTTATCAAAGGAAAAGCATTAACTGGTTCAGTGATGGATTATGCCGGAATTAACATTACCAACGACAGAAGCAAACAAGGGCAATATTATGACATGTCTGTTGGGCCTTATGATGTTTGGGCGATACAATTTGGATACACTCCTTTTAGCAATGAATCTGAAAAAGATGCACTTTTAGAAAAGTCTACAGAACCGCAACTTATTTTTGGTAATGATGCAGATGACATGCGTTCTCCAGGAAAAGCAATAGATCCTAGAGTAATGATTGGTGATTTATCTAACGATCCAATAACCTATTCTATGAACAGATTTGAGTTGGTAAACGCCATGATGAAAGAACTAAAACCAAAATTCTTAAAAGAAGGTGAAACCTATGAAGATTTAAGAAGAGCTTATAACACACTTCATAGCCAAACTAGAATTGCAGGTGGTGTTGTTTCTAGGTTTATTGGTGGTGTGTATGTTGATAGAGCTACATTTGGTCAAGAAGGAGGAACACAACCGTATACTCCCGTAAGTTTATCAGACCAAAAAAGAGCTATGAGTGCATTAAAAAAATACATTTTTGCTCCTGATGCTTTTGATACTCCAAATGACGTTTATAATTATTTAGCAAAACAAAGAAGAGGATACAATTTCTTTGGAGGTCCAGAAGACCCAAAAATTCATGAGCAAGTTTTATCCTATCAAACAAGTATTTTAGCGCATTTAATGCATCCAAATACCCTACAAAGAGTATCAAACTCTGCATTGTATGGAAATGAATACAAACTAGAAACGTTTATGTCTGACTTAAATAATATGATGTTTAAACCAGATGTGTATGGAAGTATCAATTCTTTCCGTCAAAATTTACAAGCTGTTTACACAAAACGATTGATTGATATGATTACAGGCAAAGCGAGTAATAGATTTTCTATTGCATCAAAATCAATGGCAATTTATAATTTAAATACGATTAAAAAATGGGTAAGTAATGGCACAGGCGATTTGGCTACAAAAGCACACAAAAATCACTTAAAAACATTAATTACCAATGCTATGAAAGAAATTAAATAA
- a CDS encoding vWA domain-containing protein yields the protein MKNNKKRRGFVFKTYEAKNESPFEKLFEIFKELITHTSGDFDEAIDWLRSLDKEYNLTDENYTIDDFIEDLKKKGYIKEEIKADGTGGTKITPKTERAIRQQALNQIFGKIKRSGAGNHKSKSSGIGDEHTGDFRAYQFGDSLDKISVTESIRNAQVNNGIDNFRLTENDLVVEDTMHKSQMSTILMIDISHSMILYGEDRITPAKKVAMALAELITTRYPKDTLDIIVFGNDAWPIKIKDLPYLQVGPYHTNTVAGLQLAMDLLRRKRNTNKQIFMITDGKPSCLRLPDGQYYKNSNGLDAYIVDKCYGMAQQARKLHIPITTFMIAQDPYLMQFVKAFTKANQGKAFYTGLKGLGEMIFEDYETNRKKRIK from the coding sequence ATGAAAAACAATAAAAAACGCAGAGGATTCGTGTTCAAAACTTATGAAGCTAAGAACGAATCTCCTTTTGAAAAATTATTTGAGATTTTTAAAGAGTTAATTACGCACACTTCTGGCGATTTTGATGAAGCTATAGATTGGTTGCGATCCTTGGATAAGGAATATAATTTAACCGATGAAAATTACACAATTGATGATTTCATTGAAGATTTAAAGAAGAAAGGTTACATTAAAGAAGAAATAAAAGCAGATGGAACAGGAGGAACTAAAATAACTCCAAAAACAGAGCGTGCCATTCGTCAACAAGCATTAAATCAAATTTTTGGTAAAATAAAGAGAAGCGGCGCAGGAAACCATAAAAGTAAATCTTCAGGCATAGGAGATGAGCACACAGGCGATTTTAGAGCCTATCAATTTGGTGATTCGTTAGATAAAATTTCTGTAACTGAAAGTATAAGAAATGCGCAAGTAAATAACGGAATCGATAATTTTAGGCTCACAGAAAACGATTTGGTTGTGGAGGATACCATGCATAAAAGCCAAATGAGTACTATTTTAATGATTGATATTAGCCATTCCATGATTTTATATGGTGAAGATAGAATTACGCCAGCCAAAAAAGTAGCCATGGCGTTGGCAGAATTAATTACTACTCGTTATCCGAAAGATACGTTAGATATTATTGTTTTTGGAAACGATGCGTGGCCTATAAAAATTAAAGATTTACCCTATTTACAAGTAGGTCCTTATCATACAAACACCGTTGCAGGTTTGCAATTAGCCATGGATTTATTGCGTAGAAAAAGAAATACCAATAAACAAATATTTATGATTACTGACGGAAAACCAAGTTGCTTGCGTTTACCAGACGGTCAGTATTATAAAAACAGTAACGGTTTAGATGCGTATATTGTTGATAAATGTTACGGAATGGCGCAGCAAGCCAGAAAATTACACATTCCGATTACTACTTTTATGATTGCACAAGATCCTTATTTAATGCAGTTTGTAAAAGCTTTTACAAAAGCAAATCAAGGAAAAGCATTTTATACCGGATTAAAAGGTTTAGGAGAAATGATTTTTGAAGATTACGAAACCAATAGAAAGAAAAGGATAAAATAA